Proteins encoded within one genomic window of Polaribacter sp. NJDZ03:
- a CDS encoding LysM peptidoglycan-binding domain-containing protein: MGIMYMKHVKFFVFLCILTFTVSCGQQNKYVQYKVKKGETISGIARRLDMNTKDLLRLNPDVGSNLKVNSVIVIPNKKIKATTSTQDKTVEDVAMDAKDKEAALKEKKNELIAELKTNFVVYEVKKGDTFYSLTRFYNVTEEALTTLNPVLSEGLKVGQIIKIKAIEEGEIVIENNIYEDVIDRKIHLKAALLLPFRTDEFESFTAKDIFQKSKLADMVTDFYLGAQIAIDSLRGQGVNVELNVFDTGKNSTKIKAILSDNNLNKNDVVIGPLYSEEAELVANKLNVPVVFPFYSTKQSQFTASKLIKTSPEKKVFRDELTTYIKDNFTKGNLILVGDGEYESNISNAAIKQSLQSHDSIAVVHVIKPSKGYIAKNRFLEVLKPNQNNWVVLTSSNTILVAGAINSLISLPDNTNVQLFTYNKGDAFDKIENLKLAKVNLTYVSDEYVNEASVSTQQFNSQYFRKNNALPSFSATKGFDITYDVLIRLASGDDLKDTFKEGASFRIETKFDYSGKSGGISENKGLFIVKYNKDLSLTRLK, encoded by the coding sequence ATGGGAATAATGTATATGAAACATGTAAAGTTTTTTGTATTTCTGTGTATTTTAACGTTTACCGTTTCTTGCGGTCAACAAAATAAATACGTACAGTATAAAGTAAAAAAGGGAGAAACAATTAGTGGTATTGCTCGTAGATTAGATATGAATACCAAAGATTTACTTCGCCTTAACCCAGATGTGGGTAGTAATCTAAAAGTGAATTCTGTAATTGTAATTCCTAATAAAAAAATTAAAGCAACAACTTCTACCCAAGATAAAACGGTAGAAGATGTTGCAATGGATGCTAAAGATAAAGAAGCTGCTTTAAAAGAAAAAAAGAATGAGCTTATAGCCGAACTTAAAACAAATTTTGTTGTTTATGAGGTGAAAAAAGGAGATACTTTTTATAGTTTAACTCGTTTTTATAATGTTACTGAAGAAGCGTTAACAACGCTTAATCCTGTTTTATCAGAAGGACTAAAAGTGGGGCAGATTATAAAAATAAAAGCCATAGAAGAAGGAGAAATCGTTATCGAAAATAATATCTATGAAGATGTAATTGATCGTAAAATTCATTTAAAAGCTGCGTTATTACTCCCTTTTAGAACAGATGAATTTGAATCTTTTACAGCAAAAGATATTTTTCAGAAAAGCAAATTGGCAGATATGGTTACAGACTTTTATTTAGGTGCACAAATTGCGATAGATTCTTTAAGAGGTCAAGGAGTTAATGTAGAATTAAATGTCTTTGATACCGGGAAAAATAGTACAAAAATTAAAGCTATTTTGTCTGATAATAACCTTAATAAGAACGATGTTGTAATTGGTCCTTTGTATTCTGAGGAAGCAGAGTTGGTTGCGAATAAGTTAAATGTACCTGTTGTTTTTCCTTTTTATTCTACAAAGCAATCTCAATTTACAGCTTCAAAACTGATTAAAACATCACCAGAGAAAAAAGTTTTTAGAGATGAATTAACTACGTATATAAAAGATAATTTTACAAAAGGAAATTTAATTTTGGTTGGAGACGGAGAATATGAATCTAATATTTCTAATGCAGCCATAAAACAGTCCTTACAATCTCATGATTCTATTGCGGTTGTTCATGTTATAAAACCTTCTAAGGGATATATTGCTAAAAATCGTTTTTTAGAAGTCTTAAAACCAAATCAAAATAATTGGGTTGTTTTAACTTCTAGCAACACTATTTTAGTGGCAGGTGCTATAAATAGTCTAATTAGCTTACCAGATAATACAAATGTTCAGTTATTTACCTATAATAAAGGGGATGCTTTTGATAAAATTGAAAATTTAAAATTGGCAAAAGTTAATTTAACGTATGTAAGCGATGAGTATGTAAATGAAGCTTCAGTTTCAACACAACAATTTAACAGTCAATATTTTCGTAAAAACAATGCGTTGCCTTCATTTTCGGCAACCAAAGGATTTGATATAACGTACGATGTTTTAATTAGATTGGCTTCTGGAGATGATTTAAAAGACACATTTAAAGAAGGTGCCTCTTTTAGAATAGAAACTAAATTTGATTATTCAGGAAAATCAGGAGGTATCTCAGAAAACAAAGGATTATTTATTGTAAAATATAATAAAGACTTAAGTTTAACAAGGTTAAAGTAG
- a CDS encoding 3-oxoacyl-ACP synthase III family protein, whose translation MISSKITGTGTFIPSITKENKDFLNEHFLNEDGSPFNSDNDVIIEKFKAITGIEERRYAKAAYTSSDLAFFAAQKAIEDANIDKEELDYIIIAHNFGDVKAGGSQSDLLPSLSTRVKHKLGIENPNCVAYDILFGCPGWIEATIQAHAFIKAGMAKKCLVIGAETLSRVVDKYDRDSMIFSDGAGACILEATEETGTGILSHATQTFSKDEAYYLYYGSSFNKEVDQDVQYIKMLGRKIYEFALVHVPAAMKFALDKSGVEIDDVKKIFIHQANEKMDEAIMKRFFRLFKKKVPEGVMPLSITKLGNSSVATVPTLLDLVLKGKIENQEVNKGDVVIFASVGAGMNINAIVYKF comes from the coding sequence ATGATTTCATCAAAAATAACAGGAACAGGTACTTTTATTCCTTCTATAACTAAAGAAAACAAAGATTTTTTAAACGAACATTTCTTAAATGAAGATGGTTCGCCTTTTAATTCTGATAACGATGTAATTATAGAAAAGTTTAAAGCGATTACTGGTATTGAAGAAAGAAGATATGCTAAAGCAGCATACACTTCTTCGGACTTGGCTTTCTTTGCGGCTCAAAAAGCTATAGAAGATGCTAATATAGATAAAGAAGAGTTAGATTATATAATTATAGCTCATAATTTTGGAGATGTAAAAGCAGGTGGAAGTCAGAGTGATTTATTACCAAGTTTATCTACCAGAGTAAAACATAAATTGGGTATAGAAAACCCTAATTGTGTTGCTTATGATATTCTTTTTGGTTGCCCAGGTTGGATAGAAGCAACCATACAAGCACATGCATTTATAAAGGCTGGTATGGCTAAAAAATGTTTGGTAATTGGTGCCGAAACATTATCTAGAGTAGTAGATAAATACGATCGAGATTCTATGATTTTTAGTGATGGAGCCGGAGCTTGTATTTTAGAAGCTACGGAAGAAACTGGAACCGGTATTTTAAGCCATGCAACTCAAACTTTTTCAAAAGACGAAGCTTATTATTTATATTATGGAAGCTCTTTTAATAAAGAAGTAGACCAAGATGTACAATATATAAAAATGTTAGGAAGAAAAATTTATGAATTTGCTTTGGTTCATGTTCCTGCAGCTATGAAATTTGCTTTAGATAAAAGTGGTGTTGAAATAGATGACGTTAAAAAGATATTTATTCATCAAGCTAACGAAAAAATGGATGAAGCAATTATGAAACGTTTCTTTAGATTATTTAAAAAGAAAGTTCCAGAAGGGGTTATGCCTTTAAGTATTACTAAATTAGGGAATAGCTCTGTTGCAACTGTGCCTACACTTTTAGATTTAGTTCTAAAAGGTAAAATAGAAAATCAGGAAGTAAATAAAGGAGATGTAGTTATTTTTGCCTCTGTTGGTGCTGGAATGAATATAAATGCAATTGTATATAAGTTTTAA
- the guaA gene encoding glutamine-hydrolyzing GMP synthase: MQQHNVLILDFGSQYTQLIARRVRELNIYCEIHPYNHPPKNQSEFKAVILSGSPNSVRGENVLHPDLSEIRGKKPVLAVCYGAQYLAHFAGGQVAPSNTREYGRANLSYIKSGETFFENISEGSQVWMSHSDTIKELPTNGELLASTKDVKNAAYKINGEETFAIQFHPEVYHSKDGKQLLENFLVKIAGVAQTWTPDSFVESTVAAIREKVGNDKVVLGLSGGVDSTVAAVLLNKAIGENLYCIFVNNGLLRKNEFESVLTQYEGMGLNVKGVDASARFLKALEGISDPEKKRKAIGNSFIEVFDDEAHKITDVTWLAQGTIYPDVIESVSVNGGPSATIKSHHNVGGLPDYMKLKIVEPLRMIFKDEVRRVGASMGIDPELLGRHPFPGPGLGIRILGDITAEKVRILQEVDAVFINGLKEDGLYDKVWQAGAMLLPVNSVGVMGDERTYEKVVALRAVESTDGMTADWVNLPYEFLQKTSNKIINQVKGVNRVVYDISSKPPATIEWE, translated from the coding sequence ATGCAACAACACAACGTACTTATTTTAGATTTCGGATCGCAATACACACAGCTAATTGCGAGAAGAGTAAGAGAATTAAACATTTATTGTGAAATTCATCCTTATAACCATCCACCAAAAAATCAATCAGAGTTTAAAGCAGTTATCTTGTCAGGTAGCCCAAACTCTGTAAGAGGAGAAAATGTTTTACACCCAGATTTATCAGAAATTAGAGGAAAAAAACCTGTTTTAGCAGTTTGTTATGGCGCGCAATATTTAGCGCATTTTGCAGGCGGACAAGTAGCTCCTTCTAATACAAGAGAATATGGTAGAGCAAATTTATCATACATAAAAAGTGGTGAAACTTTCTTTGAAAATATTTCAGAAGGAAGTCAGGTTTGGATGAGTCATTCAGATACCATAAAAGAATTACCAACCAACGGAGAGTTATTGGCGAGTACTAAAGACGTTAAAAATGCGGCTTATAAAATTAATGGTGAAGAAACTTTTGCTATTCAATTTCACCCAGAAGTATATCATTCTAAAGATGGTAAACAATTATTAGAAAACTTTTTAGTTAAAATAGCAGGTGTTGCACAAACATGGACGCCAGATTCTTTTGTAGAAAGCACAGTAGCAGCAATTAGAGAAAAAGTAGGTAACGATAAAGTTGTTTTAGGACTTTCTGGAGGAGTAGACTCTACCGTTGCAGCCGTTTTATTAAACAAAGCAATAGGCGAAAACTTATACTGTATTTTTGTTAATAATGGTCTTTTACGTAAAAATGAGTTCGAAAGTGTACTTACGCAATACGAAGGGATGGGATTAAACGTTAAAGGTGTAGATGCATCGGCACGTTTTTTGAAAGCCTTAGAAGGAATTTCAGATCCAGAGAAGAAAAGAAAAGCAATCGGAAACTCTTTTATAGAAGTTTTTGATGATGAAGCACATAAAATTACAGACGTAACTTGGTTAGCACAAGGAACAATTTATCCAGATGTAATAGAGTCTGTTTCTGTAAACGGAGGACCATCTGCAACCATTAAAAGTCATCATAATGTGGGAGGTTTACCAGATTATATGAAATTAAAAATTGTAGAACCTTTACGTATGATTTTTAAAGACGAAGTAAGAAGAGTAGGTGCTTCTATGGGGATTGATCCAGAATTATTAGGTCGTCATCCATTTCCTGGACCAGGTTTAGGAATTCGTATTTTAGGAGATATTACTGCAGAAAAAGTTAGAATTTTACAAGAAGTTGATGCTGTTTTTATAAACGGATTAAAAGAAGACGGTTTGTATGATAAAGTTTGGCAAGCAGGCGCAATGTTACTTCCAGTAAACTCTGTAGGTGTAATGGGAGATGAAAGAACATACGAAAAAGTAGTTGCTTTAAGAGCCGTAGAAAGTACAGATGGAATGACGGCCGATTGGGTAAATTTACCTTATGAATTTTTGCAAAAAACATCTAATAAAATAATAAATCAAGTAAAAGGTGTAAATAGAGTTGTGTATGATATTAGCTCAAAACCACCTGCAACTATAGAATGGGAATAA
- the cdd gene encoding cytidine deaminase, translated as MKKIEVSTSATIYKDILELSVEDQNLMQKAIEARKKAYAPYSKFHVGAALLLDNGEIVLGNNQESAAYPSGMCAERVAIWKAGSTYPDMKIIKLAITASSTITNVNKPIGPCGACRQTLSEYEINQKSPFQVLFMGEVGEVVVTESLLSLLPFSFDSKYL; from the coding sequence ATGAAAAAAATTGAAGTTTCAACATCCGCAACAATCTATAAAGATATTTTAGAACTTTCTGTAGAAGACCAAAATTTAATGCAAAAAGCAATAGAAGCTAGAAAAAAAGCCTATGCTCCGTATTCTAAGTTTCATGTAGGTGCTGCCTTGTTGTTAGATAATGGAGAAATAGTTTTAGGAAACAACCAAGAAAGTGCTGCATACCCTTCTGGTATGTGTGCAGAAAGAGTTGCTATTTGGAAAGCGGGTTCTACATATCCAGACATGAAAATTATAAAACTAGCAATTACAGCAAGTTCTACAATAACCAACGTAAACAAACCAATTGGGCCTTGTGGTGCCTGTAGGCAAACTTTGTCTGAATACGAAATCAATCAAAAATCACCATTTCAAGTCCTTTTTATGGGAGAAGTAGGTGAGGTGGTTGTTACAGAATCGCTACTTTCATTATTGCCTTTTTCTTTTGATAGCAAGTATTTATAA
- a CDS encoding group III truncated hemoglobin codes for MKTDISSREDIKFIITKFYDLLLSDKKMIPFFEDIVAENHLEEHLEVISDFWNDILFDTNTYANNVMKKHVDKNVFVAFKKEHFTIWMSYFYKTIDDNFDGEKAHNMKNRARSIATVMELKLDVYK; via the coding sequence ATGAAAACAGATATTTCTTCAAGAGAGGATATAAAATTTATCATCACAAAATTTTACGACTTATTATTATCAGATAAAAAAATGATTCCTTTTTTTGAAGATATTGTAGCGGAAAACCATTTAGAAGAACATTTAGAGGTTATTTCAGACTTTTGGAACGACATTCTTTTTGATACAAATACGTATGCTAATAATGTGATGAAAAAACATGTAGATAAAAACGTTTTTGTAGCTTTTAAGAAAGAACATTTTACCATCTGGATGTCGTATTTTTATAAAACTATTGATGACAATTTTGATGGTGAAAAGGCACATAATATGAAGAACAGAGCAAGGTCTATTGCTACTGTAATGGAGTTAAAACTGGACGTGTATAAATAA
- the porU gene encoding type IX secretion system sortase PorU, whose amino-acid sequence MRKQYLPLFFIFLVQVISAQTTNSVLSTGDWFQFSVDTTGVFKIDRSLLQQIGISTNGLNPKKISIYGNGGAMLPVLNSDVRFTDLQENAIYIEGEDDGSFDANDFILFYAQGPHDWDVNAASSSATHRQNIYSDVAYYFITVSNNDGKRIQEKTPITTTASKQITFFDDYTFYEKEERNLIAAGTQWFFNTDFNIENTQNFKIPFNNAVAGAPISVGVRAVSTSISPSSMAVKVNGEDLYNLNFSSANTTDKAKTSQRTVSIVNSADVLDVSITYNNNGNPSATAFLDYIEIVGKKELIAASNQFSFRSFEQANSTGTVAYRIENNSAIFQVWDVSDHVAPKTVQNNSTDNNFTFIANGGTLEEYIVLNDNDYYTPKALQNRRVANQNLHALKDLNYVVITNKALSSEAQRLADYHQENSGLTTKVIILEDIYNEFSSGSKDITGIRDFLRHLYLTNSSEETKLKYVCFFGDASYDYKDRITGNNNIVPVKLSFDSFNLATSWVTDDFYVMLGNSDGGMNTSDQIDVASSRIPVSSLTQAKDVVNKILSYYDKSSLGDWRNTITMLADDIDESGEEVLQQGVESIADEIKVNKPIFNISKIYLNNYVQENSSGGERYPEVNGAIINAIEKGTLIFDYFGHGGEDGFASEKILTKAEVQDFNNPNTLPLLITVTCDFSRFDNPNRITAGELTLLNTNGGAASMITTTREVYISTGQKFNEELIRVLLEFKDEDLSISQSLMETKNSFSSSSAQKFFIFHFGDPAMKLAIPKPNVRVTQMKINDTIVSSTDDWLLKGLTKVSFKGEVLNDANVLFSGFNGTLSTTVFDKIIDKTTLDNDNFGITMTFDTQDSKIFRGKSTVTNGEFEFGFIVPKDIKFAEGKGKLSFYASDSIHNIDRAGYNIDIIVGGIDENAADDTVGPEIKLYMNDESFIDGGNTNASPNLIAVLSDLSGINTSITAVDHDIIGVLDGDNTNPIILNDFYETELNDFTKGKVTYKLRDLEVGPHTLKIKAWDTYNNSSELTLNFVVVSDAVLNLENVLNYPNPFVNYTEFWFNHNKPNENLEVQVQIFTVSGKLVKTINQNIPNAETLVRSISWNGLDDFGNKIGKGVYVYKLRVKATASGLVSEKYEKLVILQ is encoded by the coding sequence ATGAGAAAACAATATTTACCCCTTTTTTTTATTTTTTTAGTGCAAGTAATTTCTGCTCAGACCACTAATTCTGTGCTTTCTACAGGAGATTGGTTTCAGTTTTCTGTGGATACTACCGGTGTTTTTAAAATAGATAGAAGCTTATTACAACAAATAGGAATCTCTACAAACGGTTTAAACCCTAAGAAAATAAGCATTTATGGAAATGGTGGCGCCATGTTACCGGTTTTAAATTCTGATGTTAGATTTACAGATTTACAAGAAAATGCCATATACATAGAAGGGGAAGATGATGGTTCTTTTGATGCGAACGATTTTATCCTTTTTTATGCGCAAGGACCACATGATTGGGATGTAAATGCGGCAAGTAGTTCTGCAACACATAGGCAAAATATTTATTCGGATGTTGCATATTACTTTATTACTGTGTCTAACAATGATGGAAAACGGATTCAAGAAAAGACACCAATAACAACCACTGCTAGCAAACAAATTACCTTTTTTGATGATTATACTTTTTATGAAAAGGAAGAAAGAAACTTAATTGCTGCAGGTACTCAATGGTTTTTTAATACCGATTTTAATATAGAAAATACACAGAATTTTAAAATACCATTTAATAATGCGGTTGCTGGAGCGCCTATTTCTGTTGGGGTTAGAGCTGTTTCTACGTCTATCTCTCCTTCTTCTATGGCAGTGAAAGTGAATGGAGAAGACCTTTATAATCTTAATTTTTCATCTGCAAATACTACAGATAAAGCAAAAACTTCTCAAAGAACAGTGAGTATTGTAAACTCAGCAGATGTTTTAGATGTTTCTATTACTTATAATAATAACGGAAACCCATCTGCTACAGCATTTTTAGATTATATTGAAATTGTAGGTAAAAAAGAATTAATTGCAGCGTCAAATCAATTTTCTTTTAGAAGTTTTGAGCAAGCAAATTCCACAGGTACTGTAGCGTACCGAATTGAGAATAATTCAGCTATTTTTCAAGTTTGGGATGTGTCAGATCATGTGGCGCCTAAAACAGTTCAAAATAATAGTACAGACAATAATTTTACTTTTATTGCTAATGGAGGTACGTTAGAGGAATATATAGTTTTGAATGACAATGATTATTACACGCCAAAAGCACTACAAAACAGACGCGTTGCAAACCAAAATCTACATGCTTTAAAAGACCTTAATTATGTTGTAATTACAAATAAGGCACTTTCTAGTGAAGCCCAAAGATTGGCAGATTACCATCAAGAAAATTCTGGACTCACTACCAAAGTAATTATTTTAGAAGACATCTATAATGAGTTCTCTTCTGGATCAAAAGATATTACCGGAATTAGAGATTTTCTAAGACATCTTTATTTGACAAATTCATCCGAAGAAACTAAACTAAAGTATGTGTGCTTTTTTGGAGATGCTTCTTATGATTATAAAGATAGAATTACAGGAAATAATAATATTGTACCTGTAAAATTGTCTTTCGACAGTTTTAATTTAGCGACTTCTTGGGTTACAGATGACTTTTATGTAATGTTAGGTAATTCTGATGGAGGCATGAATACTAGTGATCAAATAGATGTTGCTTCTAGTAGAATCCCGGTCTCTAGTTTAACGCAAGCCAAAGATGTGGTAAATAAAATTTTGTCATATTATGATAAAAGCTCTTTAGGAGACTGGCGAAATACAATAACCATGTTGGCAGACGATATAGATGAAAGTGGAGAGGAAGTTTTACAACAAGGAGTAGAGTCTATTGCTGATGAAATTAAAGTTAATAAACCAATTTTTAATATTAGTAAAATCTATTTAAATAACTATGTACAAGAAAATTCTTCTGGAGGTGAACGTTATCCAGAAGTTAATGGAGCTATAATCAATGCTATAGAAAAAGGAACCTTAATATTTGATTATTTTGGGCATGGAGGTGAAGATGGGTTTGCGTCAGAAAAAATATTGACAAAAGCTGAAGTTCAGGATTTTAATAATCCCAATACTTTGCCACTTTTGATAACGGTTACTTGCGATTTTTCTAGATTTGATAATCCAAATAGAATTACCGCAGGAGAACTTACTTTATTAAATACAAATGGAGGAGCTGCAAGTATGATTACCACTACAAGAGAGGTTTATATATCAACAGGGCAAAAGTTTAATGAAGAATTAATTCGGGTTTTACTTGAGTTTAAGGATGAAGACTTATCAATTTCACAATCTTTAATGGAAACAAAGAATAGTTTTTCTAGCTCTAGCGCTCAAAAATTCTTTATTTTCCATTTTGGAGATCCAGCCATGAAATTAGCAATACCCAAGCCTAATGTACGTGTTACTCAAATGAAAATAAATGACACTATAGTTAGTAGTACCGATGATTGGCTTTTAAAAGGTTTGACTAAAGTTAGTTTTAAAGGTGAAGTTTTAAATGATGCTAACGTGTTGTTCTCTGGTTTTAACGGAACCTTATCTACCACAGTTTTTGATAAAATAATTGATAAAACTACTTTAGATAATGATAATTTTGGAATAACAATGACTTTTGATACTCAAGATAGTAAAATATTTAGAGGAAAATCTACAGTAACCAATGGTGAGTTTGAGTTTGGTTTTATTGTACCAAAAGACATAAAATTTGCAGAAGGAAAAGGGAAATTAAGTTTTTATGCAAGTGATTCTATTCATAATATTGATAGAGCTGGTTATAATATAGATATTATTGTTGGTGGAATTGATGAAAATGCTGCAGATGATACGGTTGGACCAGAAATAAAACTCTATATGAATGATGAGTCTTTTATTGATGGAGGAAACACAAATGCATCACCAAATTTAATAGCTGTTTTATCTGATTTAAGCGGAATTAATACTTCTATTACTGCGGTAGATCATGATATTATAGGGGTTCTAGATGGCGATAATACCAACCCAATTATATTAAATGACTTTTATGAAACAGAATTAAACGATTTTACAAAAGGAAAAGTTACTTATAAATTAAGAGATTTAGAAGTTGGCCCACATACTTTAAAAATAAAAGCTTGGGATACGTATAATAATTCATCTGAATTAACGTTGAACTTTGTGGTAGTTAGTGATGCTGTATTAAATTTAGAAAATGTTTTAAACTATCCGAACCCTTTTGTAAATTATACAGAGTTTTGGTTTAACCATAACAAACCAAACGAGAATTTAGAGGTACAGGTGCAAATTTTTACGGTTTCTGGTAAATTAGTAAAAACCATCAATCAAAATATACCCAATGCAGAAACTCTGGTAAGAAGTATATCTTGGAATGGCTTAGACGATTTTGGTAACAAAATAGGAAAAGGAGTGTATGTTTATAAATTAAGAGTAAAAGCAACAGCAAGCGGTCTTGTTTCAGAGAAGTATGAAAAATTAGTAATACTTCAATAA
- the porV gene encoding type IX secretion system outer membrane channel protein PorV yields the protein MKKLGIYFILCVFASVKVSAQSTINTDDIGGITTAMPFLLIVPDARAAGMGDAGVATSADAFSLFHNAAKMAFSNRQIKAAITYSPWLRQLTDDIFTGSASYMNRFSDRAAWGADLKYFSLGQIDLTNNDGSDNGTINPNELALTGAYSLKLSETFSMGVGLKYVRSNLTFNGTNSTLQPINSFAVDVSGYYQSFEENYGNFNGRYRLGFNIANIGPKVSYAPGTGEEDFIPTNLKLGGGFDFILDDYNTISTTVEFTKLLVPTPPIRDTDGNITDGKDDNVGWVSGIFQSFGDAPGGFSSEIKEFTYALGAEYLYNNAFALRGGYFHESDTIGGRQYFTLGGGFKTNALNIDLSYLMNSSDVSNPLENSLRFSLSFDLGEVFDDY from the coding sequence ATGAAGAAATTAGGAATCTATTTTATACTATGCGTATTTGCAAGTGTTAAAGTGTCTGCACAATCAACAATTAATACAGACGATATTGGAGGAATTACTACTGCAATGCCATTTCTTTTAATAGTGCCAGATGCAAGAGCAGCAGGTATGGGAGATGCTGGTGTAGCCACTTCTGCAGATGCATTTTCTCTTTTTCATAATGCTGCAAAAATGGCATTTAGTAATAGACAAATTAAGGCTGCTATAACGTACTCACCATGGCTACGTCAATTAACAGACGATATTTTTACAGGAAGTGCTTCTTATATGAATCGTTTTAGTGATAGAGCAGCATGGGGAGCAGATTTAAAATATTTTTCTTTAGGGCAAATAGATTTAACAAATAATGATGGTAGTGATAATGGAACAATAAACCCAAATGAATTAGCCTTAACAGGGGCGTATTCTTTAAAATTAAGCGAAACGTTTTCTATGGGAGTTGGTTTAAAATATGTGAGATCTAACTTAACTTTTAATGGTACAAATAGTACTTTACAACCAATTAATTCTTTTGCTGTAGATGTTTCTGGATATTATCAATCGTTCGAAGAAAACTACGGTAACTTTAATGGACGTTACAGATTAGGGTTCAATATTGCTAATATTGGTCCAAAGGTTTCTTATGCTCCAGGTACGGGTGAAGAAGACTTTATACCAACAAATTTAAAATTAGGTGGTGGTTTCGATTTTATTTTAGACGATTACAATACCATTTCTACCACAGTAGAATTTACAAAATTATTAGTACCAACTCCACCAATTAGAGATACGGACGGTAATATTACTGATGGTAAAGATGACAACGTTGGTTGGGTAAGTGGTATTTTTCAATCTTTTGGAGATGCTCCAGGAGGATTTAGTAGTGAAATTAAAGAATTTACCTATGCGTTAGGAGCAGAGTATTTATACAACAATGCTTTTGCTTTAAGAGGTGGTTATTTTCATGAAAGTGATACAATTGGAGGAAGACAATATTTTACGCTAGGTGGTGGTTTTAAAACCAATGCTTTAAATATAGATTTGTCATATTTAATGAATTCTTCAGATGTAAGTAATCCATTAGAAAACTCTTTACGTTTTTCATTATCATTTGATTTAGGAGAAGTTTTTGATGATTATTAA